A stretch of the Paenibacillus dendritiformis genome encodes the following:
- a CDS encoding amino acid deaminase/aldolase, which produces MPFACLDLDALEHNAGQVLRLSGQKPVRLATKSLRCVQAVKHLLALHPRFQGVMCYHPQEAAALLEAGVSDVLMGYPTLERPALARLAGLRRQGKEIVLMADDGSQLRAAEQAAREQQVCFDICLDIDMSSAYGGLHFGVRRSPLRSEASVLELADAIRRSPHLRLAGVMGYEAQLAGVPDAKPGQRLISAAIRYLKRRSADEVQERRAAIVRALRREGHQLRFVNGGGSGSLRFTASDESVTELTAGSAFYAPVLFDGYADLPLQPAAVFALPVVRVAAPGIYTCFGGGYIASGEAGTDRLPRPIWPPGGRLLTREGAGEVQTPVRYPQGAEPLRPGDLIWFRHAKAGELAERFREFVAVKQGASVGTWATYRGEGWCFG; this is translated from the coding sequence ATGCCGTTCGCCTGTCTCGATCTGGATGCGCTCGAGCATAATGCGGGCCAGGTGCTTCGGCTGAGCGGACAGAAGCCGGTGCGTCTCGCGACCAAATCGCTGCGCTGCGTCCAGGCGGTCAAGCATCTGCTGGCACTGCATCCCCGCTTCCAGGGCGTGATGTGCTACCATCCGCAGGAAGCCGCCGCTCTCCTGGAGGCGGGCGTCTCCGACGTGCTGATGGGCTATCCGACGCTGGAGCGGCCCGCCTTGGCCCGCTTGGCCGGATTGCGCCGCCAAGGGAAGGAGATCGTCCTGATGGCGGATGACGGGAGCCAGTTGCGGGCCGCCGAGCAAGCCGCGCGGGAGCAGCAGGTCTGCTTCGATATTTGTCTCGATATCGACATGTCCTCCGCGTACGGCGGTCTGCACTTCGGCGTGCGCCGTTCGCCGCTGCGCAGCGAAGCTTCCGTCCTGGAGTTGGCGGACGCGATCCGCCGCTCCCCGCATCTGCGGCTGGCCGGCGTGATGGGCTATGAAGCGCAGCTGGCGGGCGTTCCCGACGCGAAGCCCGGGCAGAGGCTGATAAGTGCCGCCATCCGCTATTTGAAGCGGCGCTCCGCGGACGAGGTGCAGGAGCGCCGGGCGGCGATCGTCCGCGCGCTGCGCCGCGAAGGCCACCAGCTCCGCTTCGTGAACGGCGGCGGCAGCGGCAGCCTGCGCTTCACGGCGTCCGACGAGTCCGTCACGGAGCTGACGGCCGGGTCTGCGTTCTATGCGCCCGTGCTGTTCGACGGCTACGCGGATCTGCCGCTGCAGCCGGCGGCCGTCTTCGCCCTGCCGGTGGTCCGGGTGGCGGCGCCCGGCATCTATACCTGCTTCGGCGGAGGCTATATCGCATCCGGCGAAGCGGGGACGGACCGGCTGCCGCGGCCGATCTGGCCCCCCGGGGGCCGGCTCTTGACGCGGGAAGGGGCGGGGGAGGTGCAGACGCCGGTGCGCTACCCGCAGGGCGCAGAGCCGCTGCGCCCGGGCGATCTGATCTGGTTCCGGCATGCGAAGGCCGGAGAGCTGGCGGAGCGGTTCCGCGAGTTCGTCGCCGTCAAGCAGGGAGCCTCCGTCGGGACATGGGCTACATATCGCGGGGAAGGGTGGTGCTTCGGATGA